A region of the Cannabis sativa cultivar Pink pepper isolate KNU-18-1 chromosome 3, ASM2916894v1, whole genome shotgun sequence genome:
GTGTTAGACACCACTACTagtatctatatatctattctatataaagtgtctatataactgaaattcttggtttatgagaaattcatgggtgactttatatttttatttaatgaaataataaaatattatttatatataataaaatattatttatatattaaatattcgcCAATGTGTTTCTAGGTATATATTAACATTTTTGAAGATTATGGTTGTTCTATCGATAATTATAATTTGACTGGTTTTGGTATTTTAGGCTTGTTTTTAACTACAATAAGGAGGGCATTCTAGGTCGACATGATGCACCTGTAACTCAGTCGGACTCGGAGCATCTCCGTTCCTCTTCGTCACTTGGAATCTGCCGAGATTTAGTCGATTTCGATGACCGCCAAGATAAACCGTTACTTGATCGTGTTGTGAGTGAACCCGTAGCCACAAGGAATTTCAACCACCAAAGGCACCGCCATGTCAGTGCAAAGCCTACCGCCTTGGATCGGCCGCGAAGGCAACAGTCGTTAAGTATCATTGTTATTAcacaatgaaataaaaattgatatttttgtgATGAAGGTTGCAAATTTGAgctattatgaaaattactatCATTAAAATGAAAAGTATCATCTCATTTGTAAGATAGAACCCATTttataaaatagaaaactaTTTTTACTTATCAAATAGAAACCACTaaacttattttaaaataatgatttAAACAAAAATTACATTGATATTACTACGTATATtgtgtttaaataaattttgtgTATGTAGATATTTCTTTCAAGAAGTTGGTGAAGTTGGTGTGTCGTAAATGTGTAAAAATATCTTTAATGTAtgtattattagaaaaaaaaatcaatttaccgtaaaattgaataaaacatTTGTTATAAATgtattaatgaaaaaaattcctaatctatatatataaaggagatgTATGAGGCGGTGACATGTCATTCTAAAATCACtttaaaactatatttttctcttctctccttaattctctcaatttttttttttttgacataaaATTGCAACTTCATTAATTTAGCATTCTGAATACAAAATAATCTGAAGATCACGGGGGATAGAAGAGCCCAGAATACTACGACCAGTTAGCGATCTTGCATGCCTAGCAACATAGTGGGCCACACGATTTGTTGATCGTCTAACAAAACGTAAATAAACATCAGAAAGAGAGGATAATAAAGTTCTAGAATCATTAACAACTGAACCAAACACAGATGTCATTAACTGAGTAGAATGAATAGCCTGAACGGCGAGCATGCTGTCACTGTCAATCGTAACACCTTTCCAGTGGTCTGCCTTGATCCAACTAAGTGCTTCTTTGATACCCATGGCTTCAATCGCTTCAGATGGAAAGTAGCCTCCATGATACTTAGCATAAATGTGAAGAGGGGAGCCAAGATGGTCACGAGCCACCATCCTGAACCCGTAGGAATTTTCCTGCTCAAATGAAGCGGCATCAACATTAATCTTGATGGTTTCCAACACCGGTTTGACCCAAAGCTCATTTCTATCACCTAAATCGTTAAAAAATATAGATGAGAGAGAAGTAATATCCTGAGCTTTTCTCCAATGATCAAGAGAAGTATTTGCCGATACCATAACCTCATTCAAAGAGGAAGTTTGATTCTTCCACACTTTTTTATTCCGCTCTTTCCACAATGCCCAACAAACCATAGCAATTTTACACATATCTTCGGTTGCAGAAGAAGTAAATGTGAGTTCAAACCAAGATGCAAATGTACCTGGGGGAGTCGGGCGATGAACACCAAGGTGCTGCCAACATGCAGTAGCCAAAGAACACTCAACCAAGGCATGAGAGAGGTGTTTTCGGGTTGTGTAGCACACATGGGGCAAAGGATAGAAACATTTACATGTTTGGTGACAAGATTTAGGCAAGTTGGGAGGCAATTAGTCAAGCCACGCCACAACATATTTTTAACTTTTGGTGGTATTTTCAGCTGCCACAACTCTTTCCAGAACCCGAAGTTGTTAGGTACAGGTCTAGAGGACTTGCTTTGTTGCAGCAGAGAGTACGCACTACTTACACTGAAACTCCCACTTGATTCACCATTCCAGTACCACAGTCATCATCAAGAGTATGACTCAACGGGAGGCCAAGGATGAGAGCATCATCTTTGGGATTGAACATATCAATGACTAAATCATGATCCCAACATAGCGAATCAGTCGAGAACAATGCCGAAACATTCTGATTCAAGAGCCCATGATTGTTGGTTGTAACAATGCTGAATTAGcatatctcaattttaatattttattaaagcataaatctacaaattgatattttactattatttcaataatttttctataaaaaagcataaatctacaaattgatattttactatattttaattttctataaaaatataaaatattttagaaaaagttagaaaataaaaaataaattacaaattgatattttactattatttaaataatttttctataaaaagcATAAACctacaaatttatattttactattattttaattttctattaaaaaaatataaaatatttttaaaaaagttagaaaataaaaaataaatttaaaaaaaatattaaaacttaaataaaaaataattaatcgtaaattttgtttatatacatacataaaatatcaatcaatatatataaatctatatctatatatctatatatatataatagagacATAAAGCGGTGACATGATActctaaaatttttttaaaattatttttcttttctcataactaaaatatcacattttttatattttccttttttttttattaatatatttaaaaaataataatcacttTTTTAAAACATATTAGTTAATAATAAAAGAACGAACTAATGAATTTTCTctaatgttaaaaaatatttaaaattcgagATGAAATCTAAGATTAAGATATAGATTAGGGAAATACAATAGTGACAACTACAAGTGAACTACGGTAATGACAAGGGATGCGATTCAGTGATGACAACGGGTGAGATACGGTGATGAAAATAAGTGAGATACAATGAGATAACAAGTGcgataaaataataacaatagttTTGAATGATCgagatatgaaaaaaaaatacattatgaGAAACGccgtaatttttttatataccaacttatttatttatttttataaaaataatttcttttaacaaaacaatttaaaatactacatataataaattttaaacttcttaataaataattctaaataataattaataaaattgtgcatttagtttttaataaataaattatttataataatatgaaataaaataatatatttataattttactatatattagaattatatttttaagtaactatttattataatactaaaaaaattaaattagtcgCGCGAAGAGCGACTATATTGCCTAGTTTCTTAATGACTTTGACCTAATTTTTTGTTGTCAAGGTCAAAGGATATAAAAACTTGAGCAATCTACATTGTGAAATAACAAAGTTTTGCAACACATGTATTTTGCACCGTAgataaataataagaataacaaaaaaaaaaaagcttttaTTTTTAACGCCTAATTTTTAGATTAGGCGCCATACACGTGCTGAGCTAGCCTGGGTTGAGGTTCAATTATCAACGGTGCAGCCCTCTGTAAAGTGAGTCCATAAGCTTCATCCATGTTCAGTTTCTCAGGGAGTAGCTCATTCGGTAACTTCATGTTAAAGGCGTGTACTAGGGTCGCAGTCAATAGCTTGACCATGCGCAAGCCCATGGTCATCCCAACACAGATTCTACGTCCAGCACCAAATGGTATGACTTCAAAGTCATTTCCTTTAATGTCTACATGTGCCTTTTCACCACCAGGTAAGAATCTTTCGGGCCTAAACTCCAATGGGTCAGTCCACTGTTCTGGGTCACGAGCTATAGCCCACACGTTGACTAGAAGGGTCGATCCCTTGGGGATGTGATAGCCGTTTATTTCGCAATCTTGGCTTGCCATTCGTGGAAGGGATAATGGGGTCGACGGGTGTAGACGAAAGATCTCTTTGATAACAGCTTGAAGATATGTCAGTTGGGTTAGGTCAGCATCACTTACAAGCCTATCTCGACCCACAACATGATCGAGCTCTTCTTGGACATGGGCCATGATTTTTGGGTGTCTAATGAGTTCTGCTATGGCCCATTCCACTGTGCTTGATGATGTGTCGGTACCCGCCGTGAACATGTTctgtaaattatattttaaaatgtaatatcAGTATGTTGTAACTACTAATAGTATTAAGCTTGTATAATATCATATTAACACAAATCACTTTAGATTTGCTGTAGTGTAGTTGTAGCCACAAAAGGAAAACAAATACATTACGAAATaaggaatttatttattttaaattatcatAAAGTGGTATTAACGATATGTTTAAACCATTTGAAAAACTACAAATTGATTTCATAAATGATTTTCAAAAGTAATTgaatatattgattttttttttttaaaaaaaaaaaaagaattgacAATATTTCCAGCcttatgaaaattattcaattacataatctattaaaatttattttgttttgtcaaaaaaaaaatatattttgtcttTTCTCAATggcaatttatattttttcagaaaaaaaaatcctcTAAATCCCACCTGATATTCTTTCATAAAAACTAATTGTGAGACAAAGAAAAAAGTACGATTcacaaaaaagaaattaatgtaTAGAGAAAGAGATAGAGTAGGTACCAAAAGAAGTGCTTTGATTTCAGTATCCGTAAGCTTTTGGCTTTCATCTTCACTATTTTCATTTAAGGAAATCAAAGTAGTCAACAAGTCATGAGTGTGTTGTTTGTTTTGAGCAATTTTGGTCTTATGTTCCTCAATAATGCCCCCCAAGAAAGTGTCAAATCTCTTATGGAGCTTTTTCATCTTAGCAGCCACACCTTGCAAGTCAAGCCACTCCAATGCTGGCACAAATTCTCCTATGTTAAATATTCCTGCAAGGACCATCACTTCTACCACCATGGCCTTAAATTCATCTGCCCTTGCATCGCTCGCCCCACTTCCATCTCCAAACACTCGATACCCTAGCATCACCCGCCCTAGAGCATTCACCGTGCACAAATTTAGCAGTTGTCCTAAATTTACTTCCCTCGTTTTTGAATTTACCAGTGCTCGTACTAACATTTTTGCCTCCTCCTGCACATTAAATTACCATTGCTCAATAGAATAAGGATACGAAAATTCTTACCCTTATCAATCTCAAATCCTAACgttgattatttttttcatatatcaATGCAATATTTATTCCAACATTGTTATTAGTATCAGTAAtgtttaactttaattaaaaataaaatcttctaaatatttattagggAACCTCACATTGTTAGtatgtaaaaataaattattgtatATAAGATGAATAGGTTACTCTTCCTATTGTCAATTTGTTGCAAGATCATTCACTTTCTCCCAAATTCTAACAATATTCAATGATATtttgtaataattattaaaataaataaaaaaatgaagaaaaaactcaAATTCTAATAGCaaaaatatttagatttttctattttttttaatttccttaataCCCATTCTAGTATATCTGTTAATTATTTTCATAGATATCACTACTGGATCTCCTCCAACCCATTATATATACAGGACTCTTCTATGGTggagatttaaaaaaataccttatttataagaatttaaaaataaaatgggtcTCATTGCATTTTGTGGATGTAAAAAAACGTTCATGGCCACTAAAATATAGTGTATTGTAAGAGATTATAATTGACTTTTGACCTGAATCTCACTTATTTAATGTTATGTTTCATTGATGTAAGAAAAAATAtactcatttttcttttttttttcttttaaattacacaataaattaaagtaCGAtgatttttcttataaaaattaattaaaaaactcttttgatattttattacaCTTATGTCATTTTAACTAATCACTTCACTATTTTTTTAGTTGACAAAACTAAATtagtcataaataattatatatttattttaaaaatactacatttcatttttttatgtcacattataattttaaacttttttataattacttttaatccatttttttaattatattacactcataaaaattataattttttttcgtttttaaaATGTTACAAATTTTTAATTCAGTTGCAACATACAATAATTAGAAGAATAAATTTCTAATCGTCTTCAAAATATCAcactaaataaatatttttattattgttattaaatatttttttttttttgaaaataagcctaattattattataaaatattaatatttaattatattcctttattactataataatatttaattataatttagataagcatatatctaaatttaatgtttaaagagggattagttttattttattttttaaagcatTAGATTATTTGTTTTTAACATTTAGTTTGGTAGGCAAATTCATCAAAAAGAattaagaggaaattacactcactatgggattttaaaagttgttatgataaatatgacacatttaagtttgaccaatttatatggtattttttttatttttaagttttttatggtatttgatatgccatacatatgtaattaggttttcaaatcacatatttaatgtttttatatgtttagaaagttttatttgtcattgatgccggaaaagttaccggagtttgctgtcggtgtcagaaaagtcgtcggagtagtaGTCGATGCCGGGAAAGTCGTCGGAGTTACTGCCGGCGCCAAAAAAtttgtcagaattggcattgtcatcggaaaaatcactgaaaaaatcaccaagaaactggtttctaaGAAACCGGTAttagtttcttggtaatttttctgtTGACAATgtcaattctgacgacttttctgatGCTAGCAGCTACCCCGGCGACTTTTCCGACACTCGACAGTAAACTTCGGAAAATTTATCAGAATTGGTATAGTCGCctgaaaaattaccaagaaactggtttctggtttcttgataaaaaacatgtttttggtgatttttctaacGACAATGGCAATTCTGACGAATTTTCTGGCAttggtagcaactctgacgactaatacaccgGCAGCTACTCtggtgactttttcagtaccgACAGTAAACTCTGGAAAATTCGTCgtaattggcattgtcgccggaaaaatcaccaagaaactggttttttttcttcatcaagaaaccaatttcttgatgaacaaccagtttcttggtaattttttttctctatttggttgattgatgaaactggtttcaattatttttagtgtatatcatttttgttcTGTTTTCATAatgtttattattgttgtgtaacaaaattaattccttgatgaagaaaccggtttcttgatgaaaaaaccactttcttggtgatttttctagtgattttgctggcgacaatgccaattctaacgacTTTTTTTACGCCGACAATAACTCCAGCGATTTTTCCGACACCGGCAACTA
Encoded here:
- the LOC115709313 gene encoding flavonoid 3'-monooxygenase → MPTIAVIFLSTLLAVGVYSLIKRLQSRGSSLPLPPGPRPWPIIGNLPHMGPVPHHATAALARKYGPLMYLRLGFVDVVVAASASVAAQFLKVHDANFSSRPPNSGAKYIAYNYQDLVFRPYGPRWRMLRKISSVHLFSGKAMDDYSYVRQEEAKMLVRALVNSKTREVNLGQLLNLCTVNALGRVMLGYRVFGDGSGASDARADEFKAMVVEVMVLAGIFNIGEFVPALEWLDLQGVAAKMKKLHKRFDTFLGGIIEEHKTKIAQNKQHTHDLLTTLISLNENSEDESQKLTDTEIKALLLNMFTAGTDTSSSTVEWAIAELIRHPKIMAHVQEELDHVVGRDRLVSDADLTQLTYLQAVIKEIFRLHPSTPLSLPRMASQDCEINGYHIPKGSTLLVNVWAIARDPEQWTDPLEFRPERFLPGGEKAHVDIKGNDFEVIPFGAGRRICVGMTMGLRMVKLLTATLVHAFNMKLPNELLPEKLNMDEAYGLTLQRAAPLIIEPQPRLAQHVYGA